The sequence TTTAGAAGAGTTTTTGAAGCATGTGAACAATCTTAACCCGGCTCTTTATAAGGAGTGGAAAGGTAGTATGAAGTGAAAAGTTGTGGATAGACCTTGCTAAGCTAACAGCGGTCTATCCACGGCTATTTACTTGTTTAACTCCAGCCTCTCAACAACTCCAAGCAGTTGTTGAAAAGCATCATCCAGGTTATTTGCAGTGATGTGAACATATTCGATTTCGGTATGTTGGTTGCCAGAATGTTCATAGCGCGAATCATAGTAGTTTTCGAGTAAGAGCTTTATAACCGATGCAAAATCTCCGATGGCTAGGTCATCTTCAATCTGTTTGGCAATCGGTGTATGTAGCCGTTTTTTTATAATTTGAAAGGCTTCTTGGAAAAGTTCTGGATATTTATCCGGTTCATAGTCAGCAAGAATATTTTTAACGCGTTCTTCAACCGGTAAATGTACGCTGAGCTGCACGCCTGTTTCTTTTTTATTGAACAGGAAGGAAGGCATGCTTACTTTACCAATCCGTCTACTTTCTCCTTCGATGAAAACATAAGGCTCTTGTTTAAGTCGCGCTAATTCACGGACGAGTAGGGAGTCGAATTTCTTTTGGTTGCTGGGCTCCAGTCCAATTTGACCGAAGATAGAGCCGCGGTGTCCAGCTAGATTTTCAAAATCGAGGACGGGAAATCCTTTGTCAGCTAGCATTTTCAATAGAGCCGTTTTACCTGACCCGGTATAGCCATTTAACACAATAAAGGTAGGAGAGAAATCTTCTTGCTCCAATTCATGCACAACCCATTGTCGAAAAGTACGGACCCCGCCTGCCAAACGAGTCGTGTGGATGCCCATTAAATCGAGGACAGTG comes from Sporosarcina sp. FSL K6-3457 and encodes:
- the mnmH gene encoding tRNA 2-selenouridine(34) synthase MnmH; this translates as MFRDLTIDELLAVQAKGPHTFIDVRSPKEFNEATIPGSINIPVFNDEERAEIGTLYKQVGQEVAKDRGLEIFSQKLPDFIRAFKQIDTPMTVFCWRGGMRSKTAATVLDLMGIHTTRLAGGVRTFRQWVVHELEQEDFSPTFIVLNGYTGSGKTALLKMLADKGFPVLDFENLAGHRGSIFGQIGLEPSNQKKFDSLLVRELARLKQEPYVFIEGESRRIGKVSMPSFLFNKKETGVQLSVHLPVEERVKNILADYEPDKYPELFQEAFQIIKKRLHTPIAKQIEDDLAIGDFASVIKLLLENYYDSRYEHSGNQHTEIEYVHITANNLDDAFQQLLGVVERLELNK